In Erigeron canadensis isolate Cc75 chromosome 7, C_canadensis_v1, whole genome shotgun sequence, one DNA window encodes the following:
- the LOC122607849 gene encoding dof zinc finger protein DOF1.7-like: protein MQGDHTSSKILMNMSPSNFQEQQENLKCPRCESINTKFCYYNNYNLSQPRHFCKNCRRYWTKGGTLRNIPIGGGTRKNNKRSSSNYSNKSSVYSTNSSSPAVVEQAPPHSEQKNEASSGIYGYDSDQMGGGGSFSSLLVSTTTPGGQFAKLLMDGLSPNFVHGSNDNSLIQNPNNVGEFQSNFMSLNHKSSDQSVSEGVDNAWPDLSIFTPGSSFN from the coding sequence ATGCAAGGTGACCATacatcatcaaaaatattaatgaatATGAGCCCATCAAACTTTCAAGAGCAACAAGAAAATCTAAAATGTCCAAGATGTGAATCTATCAACACAAAGTTTTGTTACTACAACAACTACAATCTTTCACAACCACGGCACTTTTGTAAAAACTGTCGTCGGTATTGGACTAAAGGCGGTACTCTACGTAACATTCCCATAGGTGGAGGCACTCGCAAAAACAATAAACGTAGTTCATCAAACTACTCCAACAAAAGTAGTGTTTATTCTACTAATTCATCAAGTCCTGCGGTGGTGGAGCAGGCTCCACCGCACTCAGAGCAGAAAAATGAAGCTTCAAGTGGCATATATGGTTATGATAGTGATCAAATGGGAGGTGGTGGAAGTTTTAGTTCATTATTGGTGTCGACGACGACTCCTGGAGGTCAGTTTGCGAAGTTATTGATGGATGGATTGAGCCCGAATTTTGTCCATGGGTCTAATGATAATAGTTTGATACAAAATCCTAATAATGTGGGAGAATTTCAGAGTAATTTTATGAGTTTGAATCATAAAAGTAGTGATCAAAGTGTAAGTGAAGGAGTAGATAATGCATGGCCTGATCTTTCCATTTTCACTCCAGGTTCTAGTTTTAATTAG